From the Capnocytophaga sp. oral taxon 878 genome, the window AAGAAGTAAAAGCGGATATCTTTAAGAAACACGCAGGTTCGGAGACGAACACAGGTTCAGCAGAAGGGCAAATAGCTCTGTTTACCTTCAGAATTAATCACCTTACACAGCACCTAAAGGTAAATCGTAAAGATTTTAATACGGAGCGTTCATTGGTGAGATTGGTAGGTAAACGTCGTCGTTTGCTTGATTATTTGAAAAATACGGATATTGAAAGATATCGTGCTATTATCAAAGAGCTAAACATCAGAAAATAAGCAGATACAAGGAGGCTTTGTGCCTCCTTTTGTTTATTACAGCAGTTTTTCATTGGTTACCCCCCACAGCCCACAACAACACAACAAATATTGATTAAATAAATAAGAATTAAGAGAATGATTCCAGAAGTAAAAAAAGAAATCATTGAATTAGGTGATGGTCGTACCATCACTATTGAAACAGGCAAGTTGGCAAAGCAAGCTGACGGTGCTGTTGTGGTGCAAATGGGCAAGGCTATGCTATTGGCGACGGTAGTATCGGCTCGAGAAATCAATCCAGAAACTGACTTTTTGCCTCTTACGGTAGATTATCGTGAAAAGTTTGCGGCTGCGGGGCGTTTTCCTGGTGGCTTTTTTAAACGTGAAGCGCGCCCTAGTGATCAAGAAATCCTTACGATGCGCTTGGTAGACCGAGTATTGCGTCCGTTGTTTCCTAAGGATTATCACGCTGAGACACAGGTGATGATTCAGCTTATTTCGCACGATGAGAATGTGATGCCAGATGCTTTGGCGGGGCTTGCGGCTTCGGCTTGTTTGGCGGTATCGGACATTCCGTTTGATGGACCTATTTCGGAAGTGCGAGTAGGGCGTGTGGATGGTAAGTTTATCATAAACCCAAGCCGTGAGCAGTTGGAAGTATCGGACATAGATATTATGGTAGGAGCTTCAAAAGACTTCGTAGCGATGGTAGAGGGAGAGATGGATGAGGTGAGCGAAAAGGATATGGCAGAGGCTATTAAATTTGCTCACGAAGCTATCAAACCACATATTGAGGCACAATTACGTTTGGCAGAAAAGGTAGGTAAGACAGAAAAACGTACTTATGAGCCAGAAGTAGAAAATGAAGAAGTAAAAGCTAAAGTGTACAATTTGGCTTATACCAAATGCTATGCAATAGCTAAAGAGAATACTACAAAACAAGAACGCGGTGAGAAATTCAGCGCAGTGAAAGAGGAGTGTTTGGCACTTTTCAGTGAAGAGGAGTTGGAAGAGCTAACGCCTATCATTACTCGTTATTTTGAGGATGCTGAGAAAGAAGCGGTGCGCAACCTTATTTTGGATGAAAATATTCGTTTGGATGGTCGTAATACAACCCAAATACGCCCTATCTGGTGTGAGGTAGGTTACTTACCATCGGCACATGGTTCATCAATATTTACACGAGGTGAGACCCAATCACTTACTACTGTTACTTTGGGTACCTCACGTGAGGCTAATGTTATTGACCTTCCTTCGGAACAAGGGGAAGAGCGTTTCTACTTGCATTATAACTTCCCTCCATTCTCGACTGGTGAGGCACGTCCGTTAAGAGGTACTTCACGCCGTGAGATAGGACACGGGAACTTAGCACAACGCGCTCTTAAGCGTATGATACCAGAGGATTGCCCATATACAGTGCGTGTGGTATCGGAGATATTGGAATCTAACGGTTCATCATCAATGGCTACGGTATGTGCTGGTACTTTGGCACTAATGGATGCTGGGGTGCAAATGGTAAAACCAGTATCGGGGATTGCTATGGGGCTTATAAGTGATGGTGAGCGCTATGCAGTGCTTTCGGATATTTTGGGTGATGAAGACCACCTTGGTGATATGGACTTTAAGGTTACTGGTACTGCTGATGGTATTACCGCTTGCCAAATGGATATAAAAATTAAAGGTCTGTCATACGAAATATTAGAAAAAGCCTTGAACCAAGCACGTGAAGGGCGTATGCATATTTTGGGTAGAATAACTGATACTATAGCAGAACCTAACCCAACAGTGAAACCTCACGCTCCTAAGATTGTGAAGATGGATATGCCTAAAGAATACATTGGAGCATTCATAGGAACTGGTGGTAAAAATATTCAAGACTTACAAGCACGTACTAACACTACTATTGTGGTAGAAGAGGTAGGTGAACTAGGTATTGTAGAGATTTTAGGTACTGATGCAGCTGGCATACAAGAAGCCATAGACGCAGTAAATGCAGTGAAATTTGAGCCTGTAGAAGGAGAAACTTATACTGTGAAAGTAGTGCGCTTGGTAGAGTTTGGTGCTTTTGTAGAGTTTGTACCAGGTAAAGACTCATTGCTTCATATCTCGGAAGTATCGTGGGATAGAGTAGAGAAAATAGAAGATGCCCTTAAAGAAGGTGATATTATAGAGGTGAAATATCTTGGTATAGATCCTAAAACTAAGAAGACGAGAGTATCACGCAAGGCTTTATTACCACGTCCGCCACGTGAAGACCGCCCAGCGAGAGAAGACCGCCCAAGAACGGATAAACCTTTTAATGGCAAACCACGTAATGATCGTAATAAAGGATATAACAATCAGCAAAAATCACGAGAAGAATAGGCGTATGAGTTTGTTATGATAGTTAGTTCATGATTAATAAATTATTTAGACCGAAAACTAGTTACAAAGTTTTCGGTCTTTTTTTATTGGTAATTCAAAAAAATGAAGTACTTTTGCCTTTAGAATAATAATGATGAGATGGTTAAAAGGATATTATTTTTCTTGTGTTTTTTGGTAACAGTAGGGGTATTTGCACAAGCATATAAAGAAGACCCTATAAAGTTAAAAAAGCTAGCTAAGAAAGGGCAGCCTAAAGATATGTATAAATATGCTGAATATCTTTTGAGAAACAAACCTAATGGACTTAAAAAAGATTTGGAGGTAGCCCTTACATATTATGAAAAAGCAGCCAAACACGATTATATACCAGCCTTAATGGCTTTGGCAGATTTTTGGGTTACATCTGAAGAGGAGGAGCATATCTACTTAGGACTTAAATATTTAATAGAAGCTTGTGATAATTTGTATCCCACAGCTTGTGAGATATTGCAAAAAATGGATTACGAGGAGGCTAAAAAAGGTATAACACCTAAATTTAGAGATTACCTTTGGGATGAATTTGAGTCCCATAAAGACCCCTATTTAAAACCTAACCGATATAAGGTTGTGCGAGATTTATATAGGAAAGGTAAAGAAGAATAGCTTATGAGTGGCAATAAGTACATATACTTGTGGTTGCCTATAATGGGACTGCACGCATTACACCAAGTGGAAGAAAGTATTAGTTTTTGGCAATGGTATATTGACTTTGTGGATAAGATACCTGAATGGCTAAAGGTTTCAAGGATTTTAGAGAATGCGCATTTAGCAAATGCAAATCCTGAGTATTTTGTATGGGCTTCGGTAGGACAGCTTAGTTTTGTGGCACTTATAGCTTTTTTGTGTAGGAAGAGTGAGAAAGCTACAAGAATTGCTCTTGGATTATATCTTGCAGGATTGAGTTTCTTTTTGGTATGGCATATTTTGATAAGCTATTTTACTCATTCTTATTCTCCTGTGATGGTAACCTGCCTTATGGGTATTTATCTTATTCCTAAATGGGGATTTTTGCTATTTAGGAATAAGTGATATGAATATTTAATTTAACCTATAAAGATATGAAACTTTATTGATAAAGTGAGTTTATCAATACTAATTTCAATAGAAGTAAAAATATGACTTATATAGACAAAGAAGAATGGTTTTGGGATATTATAACTAAAGCTAAAGAAGATAGAGAGCAATTACGAGCTATCCTTATGGAGTATAGTAAGGAAGATATTATTGCTTTTCAAGAGATTTTTGTAGATTTGGCTGCTGAATTGCAATATGAACCTTTTACCGACTATATGGAAGAATCTGAAGATGGGAGAGAAGATATATCTCATTGGGTTGTGAGTAAAGGTAAAGAATATTATCAGAAGATTCTTAATCAGCCTGAGCAAATTCCTTATAATATAACTGGAAGTAATAGTGATGAAATCCTTTATGGAATTGCTGATGAAGTATGTTTGGATAAGTACAATGAAACTACTGATGTTTATTAAAGTCTTTACTAATTCATATTTTTTTGAGAAAGAACATTCTTTTAGCACAATAGAATATAAAACAATAAGATACACCTTTTCAATTTTATAATAAATGAAAAAGAAACTAAAATGGATAACATTGGCAATAGTAGTGTTAGTAGCTGTAATAGCTTTTTTAGGCTACCGCTTTATTTTTGCTCCTAACACTGCTTTTGATGAGAAAGAAGTAGCGGTGTATATAGCTACAGGATCTGATTTTAGCGATGTACAGCACCGCTTAAATCCGCTATTAAAGAATCCTGCAGCTTTTGAACAAATAGCACATCGTATGGGATATACCCAAAATGTGAAAGCAGGAAAATACATCATAAAAAAGGGGGCAAACAATATTGATATTGTACGTACCTTGCGTAATAGAAATATACCTGTAAAACTAAAGTTTAACAATCAAGAAAGGATAGAAGATTTGGCAGGACGCATTAGTAAGCAAATAGAAGCTGATAGCACTACTTTGCTTAGGGCTTTTTTGGAACCTACATTTCTTAAAAATAATGGTTTTACAGATGCTACAGCATTGGCAATGTATCTTCCTAATACATACGAATTTTATTGGAATACATCAGCAGAGGATTTTCGTGATCGTATGTTAAAAGAGTATCAGCGTTTTTGGACAGATGAGCGAAAAGCAAAAGCAAAAGCACAAGGACTTACACCTGTAGAAGTATGTGTGTTGGCCTCGGTAGTACAAAAAGAAACAGCTAAAGTAGATGAGCGCCCTCGTATTGCAGGGGTATATCTAAATCGTCTTCATAGTAATATGATGTTACAAGCAGACCCAACAGCTATTTTTGCAATGAAAAACCATACTGGTGATTATACTATGGTGATAAAGCGAGTTACTAATTTGCATACTAGCTTAGAAAACCCCTATAATACTTATCAAAAGTATGGCTTGCCAATAGGGATTATTACAATGCCTGATATATCAAGTATAGAGGCTGTGTTAAACCCTGAAAAACACGACTATCTATACTTTGTAGCTGACCCTCAAAACTATGGTTATCATAAGTTTTCACGAACCTATCTGCAACACCTACAAGGAAGAAGTGAATATATAAAATGGGCAGATAAAAATGGAGTGAAGTAAAGAGATAAAGTAATAAAAAAATAGCCAATTAGTGAATGTTTGAATTTGCTAATTGGCTATTTCTTTTTTGCTAATTAAAGAGTGTTAAGTTTCTCAATAAACACAGCGGCTTTTTGTTCAAAATCTCTTCTTACTTGTTTGAGGTGTGCGCCTCTATTCTCAACATTCTTATCAGCAACTTTATCGATAAGTGTATCAAACTCATTAAGGATTTCGGCAACTAAGGATTTGCCTCCTTCAGATTGCATTTTTCCGCTAAAATACACAGCATCAATAATATCACCTAATACATAGTTGATGTCTTTTTTTAAATTGCGTATACTTGCCATAATATCTAATTTTTTGTAATTTTCGGCAAATGTACGCAATATTTTTTATCTTTGCAAAAAATAATAATTATGTATGTATATAACTTAACAGTAGTAGTAAACAATGAGGAACTTGCTACCTGGAATGAATGGTTAAAAAATGTTTATTTACCAACAGTAAACAGAAGTAATTTGGTGGAGAATGTAAGAGTTTTCAAGATAATGGATATGCCAGAACCTCACTATGCTATCCATCACGAACAACAAAATCCGCAAGAAATGTTAAACTTCATTCAAGATGTTTTGTCTGATCTTTTAAAGGAGGCTGCCCAACAGTTTGGCGAAAAAGTATTATTCTTTGGCACGAATTTGGCTACACTTACGATATAATCTTATATTTAATTAAAAATTATACTTATGAAAAGGTTAATCTTATTATGTTTAGGGGCTTTTGCCTCAGTGAGCTGGGCACAACAAGTGGGTTCGGCAGGACGTTTACTTCAAAATGAATACAGACAAAACAATAAACAAAATCGTGTCGTAATAGGGCGTGTTGCTAATCCTTCTATACATATTGACTATCATTGGGAGTTAGATTACAATGAGGGCTATGCTGAAGTTTTTATTCGGATTCCTGAAGGAGGTAGATTTACAGTGAATATAGGTGACCAAGAAATAACTAATGCTAATGGTATGTATCGTTTTTTTGATGTGCCAGCCATATCACAACCTCTTAGCATCTGGCAAGGGAGAAATCTTATTTATCGTGTTACCTTATCACCTCATAACAATACCCGAATGGTAATGGATTTCTTTTCGCGAGAAGGACTCTATTTGCTTGAGGAAGTAATACTTAATAATAACCTACCTACCTACCAAGGTAGACAGTGGAACGATGTATGGAATAAATCATACGGTGGGAATGGTGCATATAACCCCCAGCAGCCTGTAATAGTGTTACAAGCAATGCCTCCTGCTGAGTATGACAAGTTCCTTAGAATGTACAAAAAACAAACTTTTGATGATGATAAGTTATCTTTTTTCCGTATGCAGAAGAATTTAATAGTACTTACTACTGAGCAAGTAGGACAGCTAATGAATTCTATATCGTTTGGTGATAATAAACTAGCTCTTGCAAGAGAAGCCTATTCACGAGTAGCAGACCCTTATAACTACTACCTGTTATTGGATAAGTTTACTTTTAACTCGGAAAAGGATGAATTTAAAGCATTTTTACAATCAATGCAACGATAATTTATGTAAGTTAAAAAGATAGAAAATCAGCATTTGAAAGGGCTTTTTTGTGAGATTATAGGAGTATAACAAAAAACTATTAGTAAATAGTATGAATATCACAAAATAGTCGTACTTTTGCACCACACTTATAAAAATATAACACATAACATTTAAAACATATTGAATATGGCTTTAGAAATAACAGACGCAAATTTTGAAGAATTGGTGCTTAAAAGCACTCAACCAGTATTGGTAGATTTTTGGGCAGTATGGTGCGGTCCTTGCCGTATGCTTGCTCCTGTAGTGGAGGAAATATCAAAGGAATACGAAGGTAAAGTAGTAGTAGGTAAAGTGGATGTAGATAACAACCAAGAGTTTGCTGCTAAATATGGTATTCGTAACATTCCTACTGTATTGGTATTCCAAAATGGAGAAGTAGTAGGTAGACAAGTAGGTGTTGCTCCTAAGAAGACTTATACTGATGCCCTTGATGGCTTATTAGGACAGTAATGCAATACTACAAACAAAAAAGGCTATCAACAATTATATAGTTGTTGATAGCCTTTTTTGTATGCTCCTGAAAGGAGGAAGATTAATTGGCAGAAGGTAATGCTATAAAAGCCTGATGTACCTTTGCAGCTAATTCTTTAAACTCTTCATCAGTCATTTGGACTTTCTGCTGAAAAGTCATTTCGCTCATCTCACTGATAGGGATGAGGTGAACGTGAGTGTGAGGCACTTCTAAGCCTACAACAGCTACCCCTATACGCTTGCAAGGTACTACTTGCTGCAAAGCCAATGCTACACGCTTGCTGAATTGCATCAGCTTGAGGTATTGAGCATCGTCCATATCAAAAATGTAGCTAATTTCTTCTTTAGGCACACAAAGGGTATGTCCTTTGGCATTAGGGTTAATGTCTAAAAAAGCAATGAAATCCTTATCTTCACATATTTTGTAGCAAGGAATCTCTCCGTTGATAATTTTGGTAAATATACTCATTTTTTTTATCTGCTTATTTCCAATATTTCCAGTTTAAGAGTGCCATTAGGTACCTTAATTTCGGCTATTTCGCCTACTGATTTGCCTAATAAGCCTTTACCGATAGGTGAGCTTACTGATATTTTACCAGCTTTTAGATCGGCTTCACTTTCGGCTACTAGGGTATAGGTAATTTCCATTTTATTGGCTAAGTTTTTTAGCTTTACGGTAGAAAGAACTAATACTTTGCTCACATCGAGTTGAGACTCATCGATGATGCGAGCATTGGCTACTAATTCTTCTAATTTAGCGATTTTCATTTCTAACAAACCTTGAGCTTCTTTGGCAGCGTCGTATTCGGCATTTTCGGAAAGGTCACCTTTATCGCGGGCTTCGGCTATAGCTTGTGAAGCGCGAGGGCGTTCTACATCTTTCAGTTGATTTAGTTCGTCGCGGAGCTTTTTAAGTCCTTCGGCAGTGTAATATGATACTTTCTTCATAATGTTCATTTAATGTTGTTACGTTCATATAAAAAATAAAAAATCCTCAAACAACTCTCTTGAGGATTTCTGGGGGCAAAGGTACGAATATTTTTTGAATTAGCAAAAAAGGATGGAGGTTTTTAAGGGGTTCATAATATTACTCGATGATAAAACTTTTTTTGAAGTAAAAAACCAGAGGCTTATTATTAGCTATGTTGTTATGAATGATTGTATCTACATATTTTGGGTCAAAAAACATTTCATTACTCAATTTTGGATTATTTGAGATGTCTAAAAAGTCCATTTTTTCATTTCCTAATGAAATACTTTCTAAATTGTTGTTATTTATAGCAAGCCGTTTTAACGAAATAACTGTATTGTAACTCGAAATATTATTGTATGACAAATTCAAGTTTTTTAAAGTTTTAGGTGTTTTGTTGCTAAGAAAAAAACTTTTCAAAAAAAAGTTATGGGAGAGGTTCAATTCTACAATGCTTTTAGGCATTTTTTTATATTCCATTTCTTGTATCATATTACGAGACAAATCCAATTTCTTAATAGAATATTCCGATAAATCAGGAAATTCTTTGATACTATCATTTGACAAGTCATAAAATTCATAAATAGAATCTTTGGGGAGCATATATAATATTTCTAATTTAGAAAGTTTTTTGGCTTCTTCCTTTTTTATTTCTTGATTTTGTGTATTGTTGCAAGAGCATACCACTCCTACGAAAATAAAGAATAACAAGTTTTTCATAATATGAACATTTTTATTGTTGAATATTTTTTTGTAAGGCAAGTTGTTTTATTAGCTGGGTAACATAAGAATATAACCCATTGTTTTGCAATAGGTTATGAAAGTCTGTTAACTAGATGTGATTTTGCATATTCGTATTATTAAATACCTGCCTTATTGGCGGATTTTATTTTGTATTTTAAAGTTTTTTTATTATCCAGAATTATTTCCCTCGATACTCAAACATTTTTTCTACTTCATACCAATATTCATTAAAGCTCTGCTTAGCTTTTTCGGTGTAAAAACAAGTTAAATCAATAAACCCGACTTTTTTATTCCAGATGAAAAATTTCTCGGTATATTTGAATTCTTTGCCGTTTCTATTTATGACATCTTCTGGAAAAAGCGGAATGGTATATCTGAAAACCATATCGGTATTGAATTGTTTTTTTGCCGTTTTTTTAGGATAAAAAGAAACGAGTTTTTTCCAATCCTTGACATCTTTTCCTAAATATTGAAAATTATCTTTTAGGAGTTTTTTTATTTGTTCTTCTTGTTTTTTGATAGAATTATCAAAACGAAAATTAGAAAAAATTATTATCTCATCATCTTGTGATGTTAAAAACGGATAGGAGCAACCAAAACTCCAATTCCCCTCTGAAAAACAAGTAAAAAGCTTACTGGTAGGTAAACATAACCGTTCACAGTCTGTGTCTACAAATCTTTGAGAAGGGATGTAAGTTATTTCCATACGCCTAATAGCGTTTAAAAAATAATTATCATTTGTTTCTTTTAAATGCTTATGGTCTGTTTCTCCTACCATTACTACATCTGGAAGTTCTTGCGAAAAGGCAGAGGGTAAAAAACACAATAAAATACCTAAAAATAATAATATCCTACTCATAGCCTACTATTTTTTAATAACTTCATATAAAACACTTCTTTCGTGAAAATATCGGGAACCTGTACTCTGTTTCTTTTTCAAGCTCGGCAAGTGCCAATTAAGCTCTTTGCTTATTTTTTGTACTCGTGAAAAATGTTTTTTTAAAGATTCTGCTACAAAAGTAATAATATTTTTTGGAATAAAATGTTTTCTTAAAAAATATTTTTAAAATATATAAAACGTTGATGTACAATCACTAAAAAAATATATTTTTTTGTTTTTTCCAAAATATTCTATTAGTTCATAAGTCTGAAATCCGCATAATAGTGCGCTGATAGTCGGTAATATAATTTCTTGTAAACTGTGTCTGAAGTTACCTTTATTAGTTCATTTATGATCTTCTAGACCTTTAAATGATTCTATAAAACAACTATTCATAATATCTTTTGACAGCAAAGACATTAAGTTTTTTTAAGGAGAAGAGGTGGCTGTAAGTGTTGTTTTTTAATGAGAAAACTGAGATTAGTTGGAGACGATTAGGGGAGGGGAGGTGTAGTATTTGTGAAGCTGGGTGATAGGAAATAGGTAATCCCACTGAGGTGTACTGATAGTAACCGCAGTGGGATTGTTTATAGGTTGTGCCGAATATAATTTCTAATTATTTAAGGTACGGGATCGTAACCGCTACCACCCCAAGGGTGACAGCTGCATATACGCTTTATAGCGAGCCATCCGCCTTTTAGTAGTCCGTGTTTTTGTAGGGCTTCTAAGGTGTATTGTGAGCAGGTAGGGGTGTACCTACATGTAGGTGGTTTGAGAGGCGAAATGGCTACTTGGTAGAAGCGCACAAGGTAGATGAAGAGATATTTCATTTAGAAAAGCGTTCAACTACTTCTTGGCTTACTCCTGTATTGGAGAAGCCTCCATCGTGATAGAGGTTTTGCATTGTTACCTTGCGGGTAAGATCGGAGAATAGGCTCACAGTATAGTCAGCACAATCTTGAGCTGTAGCGTTACCCAGAGGAGACATAGCATCGGCATAGGCAATAAAACCGTCAAAGCCTTTAACACCTTGCCCAGCAGTAGTAGGGGTAGGTGATTGAGAGATGGTGTTCACACGTACTTTTTTGTCTTTACCAAAGAAATAGCCAAAGCTACGTGCTATAGACTCTAAGTATGCTTTGTTATCGGCCATATCGTTATAATCGGGGAAGGTACGTTGTGCTGCCATATAGGTAAGGGCTACGATGCTGCCCCACTCATTCATAGCATCGTTTTTGTACAATACCTGACAAACTTTATGAAAAGAAAGGGCTGATACATCCCAACCTTTTTCGGTATTAGCATAGTTAGACTCGGTGTAAGGGATATTTTTGCGTACATTTACGGACATACCGATAGAGTGTAATACGAAATCTAACTTACCACCTAATATTTCCATTGCTTTGGTTACTAAATTTTGAAGGTCGTCCATATTAGTAGCATCGGCAGGGATTATTTCGGAGCCTGTTTTTTCGGCTAAGTTTTTTATTTGTCCTAAGCGCAT encodes:
- the rpsO gene encoding 30S ribosomal protein S15, which gives rise to MYLTKEVKADIFKKHAGSETNTGSAEGQIALFTFRINHLTQHLKVNRKDFNTERSLVRLVGKRRRLLDYLKNTDIERYRAIIKELNIRK
- a CDS encoding polyribonucleotide nucleotidyltransferase, coding for MIPEVKKEIIELGDGRTITIETGKLAKQADGAVVVQMGKAMLLATVVSAREINPETDFLPLTVDYREKFAAAGRFPGGFFKREARPSDQEILTMRLVDRVLRPLFPKDYHAETQVMIQLISHDENVMPDALAGLAASACLAVSDIPFDGPISEVRVGRVDGKFIINPSREQLEVSDIDIMVGASKDFVAMVEGEMDEVSEKDMAEAIKFAHEAIKPHIEAQLRLAEKVGKTEKRTYEPEVENEEVKAKVYNLAYTKCYAIAKENTTKQERGEKFSAVKEECLALFSEEELEELTPIITRYFEDAEKEAVRNLILDENIRLDGRNTTQIRPIWCEVGYLPSAHGSSIFTRGETQSLTTVTLGTSREANVIDLPSEQGEERFYLHYNFPPFSTGEARPLRGTSRREIGHGNLAQRALKRMIPEDCPYTVRVVSEILESNGSSSMATVCAGTLALMDAGVQMVKPVSGIAMGLISDGERYAVLSDILGDEDHLGDMDFKVTGTADGITACQMDIKIKGLSYEILEKALNQAREGRMHILGRITDTIAEPNPTVKPHAPKIVKMDMPKEYIGAFIGTGGKNIQDLQARTNTTIVVEEVGELGIVEILGTDAAGIQEAIDAVNAVKFEPVEGETYTVKVVRLVEFGAFVEFVPGKDSLLHISEVSWDRVEKIEDALKEGDIIEVKYLGIDPKTKKTRVSRKALLPRPPREDRPAREDRPRTDKPFNGKPRNDRNKGYNNQQKSREE
- a CDS encoding sel1 repeat family protein — translated: MVKRILFFLCFLVTVGVFAQAYKEDPIKLKKLAKKGQPKDMYKYAEYLLRNKPNGLKKDLEVALTYYEKAAKHDYIPALMALADFWVTSEEEEHIYLGLKYLIEACDNLYPTACEILQKMDYEEAKKGITPKFRDYLWDEFESHKDPYLKPNRYKVVRDLYRKGKEE
- a CDS encoding HXXEE domain-containing protein, translating into MSGNKYIYLWLPIMGLHALHQVEESISFWQWYIDFVDKIPEWLKVSRILENAHLANANPEYFVWASVGQLSFVALIAFLCRKSEKATRIALGLYLAGLSFFLVWHILISYFTHSYSPVMVTCLMGIYLIPKWGFLLFRNK
- a CDS encoding DUF4240 domain-containing protein; the protein is MTYIDKEEWFWDIITKAKEDREQLRAILMEYSKEDIIAFQEIFVDLAAELQYEPFTDYMEESEDGREDISHWVVSKGKEYYQKILNQPEQIPYNITGSNSDEILYGIADEVCLDKYNETTDVY
- the mltG gene encoding endolytic transglycosylase MltG, whose product is MKKKLKWITLAIVVLVAVIAFLGYRFIFAPNTAFDEKEVAVYIATGSDFSDVQHRLNPLLKNPAAFEQIAHRMGYTQNVKAGKYIIKKGANNIDIVRTLRNRNIPVKLKFNNQERIEDLAGRISKQIEADSTTLLRAFLEPTFLKNNGFTDATALAMYLPNTYEFYWNTSAEDFRDRMLKEYQRFWTDERKAKAKAQGLTPVEVCVLASVVQKETAKVDERPRIAGVYLNRLHSNMMLQADPTAIFAMKNHTGDYTMVIKRVTNLHTSLENPYNTYQKYGLPIGIITMPDISSIEAVLNPEKHDYLYFVADPQNYGYHKFSRTYLQHLQGRSEYIKWADKNGVK
- a CDS encoding DUF4286 family protein; its protein translation is MYVYNLTVVVNNEELATWNEWLKNVYLPTVNRSNLVENVRVFKIMDMPEPHYAIHHEQQNPQEMLNFIQDVLSDLLKEAAQQFGEKVLFFGTNLATLTI
- a CDS encoding DUF4476 domain-containing protein, whose amino-acid sequence is MKRLILLCLGAFASVSWAQQVGSAGRLLQNEYRQNNKQNRVVIGRVANPSIHIDYHWELDYNEGYAEVFIRIPEGGRFTVNIGDQEITNANGMYRFFDVPAISQPLSIWQGRNLIYRVTLSPHNNTRMVMDFFSREGLYLLEEVILNNNLPTYQGRQWNDVWNKSYGGNGAYNPQQPVIVLQAMPPAEYDKFLRMYKKQTFDDDKLSFFRMQKNLIVLTTEQVGQLMNSISFGDNKLALAREAYSRVADPYNYYLLLDKFTFNSEKDEFKAFLQSMQR
- the trxA gene encoding thioredoxin, which translates into the protein MALEITDANFEELVLKSTQPVLVDFWAVWCGPCRMLAPVVEEISKEYEGKVVVGKVDVDNNQEFAAKYGIRNIPTVLVFQNGEVVGRQVGVAPKKTYTDALDGLLGQ
- a CDS encoding HIT family protein; the protein is MSIFTKIINGEIPCYKICEDKDFIAFLDINPNAKGHTLCVPKEEISYIFDMDDAQYLKLMQFSKRVALALQQVVPCKRIGVAVVGLEVPHTHVHLIPISEMSEMTFQQKVQMTDEEFKELAAKVHQAFIALPSAN
- the greA gene encoding transcription elongation factor GreA encodes the protein MKKVSYYTAEGLKKLRDELNQLKDVERPRASQAIAEARDKGDLSENAEYDAAKEAQGLLEMKIAKLEELVANARIIDESQLDVSKVLVLSTVKLKNLANKMEITYTLVAESEADLKAGKISVSSPIGKGLLGKSVGEIAEIKVPNGTLKLEILEISR
- the yidD gene encoding membrane protein insertion efficiency factor YidD, with the translated sequence MKYLFIYLVRFYQVAISPLKPPTCRYTPTCSQYTLEALQKHGLLKGGWLAIKRICSCHPWGGSGYDPVP
- a CDS encoding enoyl-ACP reductase; the protein is MYNLLKGKRGIIFGALDENSIAWKTAERVHAEGGKFVLTNAPVAMRLGQIKNLAEKTGSEIIPADATNMDDLQNLVTKAMEILGGKLDFVLHSIGMSVNVRKNIPYTESNYANTEKGWDVSALSFHKVCQVLYKNDAMNEWGSIVALTYMAAQRTFPDYNDMADNKAYLESIARSFGYFFGKDKKVRVNTISQSPTPTTAGQGVKGFDGFIAYADAMSPLGNATAQDCADYTVSLFSDLTRKVTMQNLYHDGGFSNTGVSQEVVERFSK